A stretch of Glandiceps talaboti chromosome 18, keGlaTala1.1, whole genome shotgun sequence DNA encodes these proteins:
- the LOC144449612 gene encoding fibrinogen-like protein 1, which produces MLRQGDSRRCVFRFNVLEEEFSSCHSLEMEKRLDKLTEEVHEMRLTLAGLRYNNREKDLKNLRDCQDVRNAGAVAKGEYVIWPVISPYSMRVYCEMDDNKGWTVIQRRLDGSVDFDRFWQDYRDGFGDLSGEHWLGNDNIYYLSSGNQRPYELRIEVTDWNGNTANAVYSDFKIDGPTNKFKLSLGEFMGGNAGDSMLYGERFKIHNGQFFSTKDVDNDNDGHTISCAKTYNSGWWFDSCFISNLNGRYQKSSQPIEQWQGILWNSLNGHYSYKSSVMKIRPLEYGKD; this is translated from the exons ATGCTTCGCCAGGGAGACAGTAGACGATGTGTGTTCCGGTTCAACGTTCTCGAGGAAGAATTTTCATCTTGTCACTCCCTTGAAATGGAGAAAAGACTGGACAAGCTGACGGAGGAAGTTCATGAAATGCGATTGACCCTAGCTGGCCTTAGGTATAACAACAGAGAGAAGGACTTAAAGAATCTACGAG ATTGCCAAGACGTGCGAAACGCAGGAGCGGTGGCGAAGGGCGAGTATGTGATCTGGCCTGTCATTTCTCCATACTCCATGCGTGTGTACTGTGAAATGGACGATAACAAGGGTTGGACGGTTATACAAAGACGTTTGGATGGGTCGGTAGATTTCGACCGTTTTTGGCAAGATTACCGAGATGGCTTCGGAGACTTATCCGGGGAACACTGGCTGGGTAATGATAACATTTACTACCTCTCCTCCGGCAACCAAAGACCCTATGAACTGCGTATTGAAGTAACAGACTGGAACGGAAACACAGCTAATGCAGTTTACTCGGATTTTAAAATCGATGGACCgacaaataaatttaaactttcACTCGGGGAATTCATGGGTGGCAATGCAGGAGACTCTATGCTATACGGTGAACGATTTAAAATTCACAACGGTCAGTTCTTCTCAACCAAAGATGTGGATAACGACAATGATGGACATACTATCAGTTGCGCAAAGACGTACAATTCCGGCTGGTGGTTCGATAGCtgttttatatcaaatttaaatgGCAGGTATCAAAAATCCAGTCAGCCAATCGAGCAATGGCAAGGAATTCTGTGGAATTCTTTGAACGGCCACTATTCATACAAATCGTCGGTCATGAAAATACGACCTTTAGAATATGGCAAAGACTGA
- the LOC144449494 gene encoding protein HGH1 homolog: MADKGKLEEFLQFLTLDTRLDVLSVALQHILGLTGSVEGIRLLQSDMRYHSALFTLFRHPQEAIAKDAYLAVLNLSADEKMARTFVFEYDAVVSNFVEYILKSDSVFADQVCAILTNITRNVECCKKVLKEIEEGDFGLVQIVEVFCNENYNPKNKLHYIGPFLSNLTQLPEARKFILDKDRCVIQRLLPYTQYEASATRKGGIVATLRNCCFETEYHTWLLSDQVDILPRLLLPLAGPEELTEEEMEGMPEDLQYLEEEKKRETDPDIRQMLLEAVFQLCSTKEGRKTVKDKQTYIIIRELHRSEKEPAVEEMCFKLINLLISDEPEPGMEELHLVDIPENVEKKLKETEEKMKEAESNTA, from the exons ATGGCAGACAAGGGGAAACTCGAAGAATTCTTGCAGTTTCTTACCTTAGACACACGTCTTGATGTCCTATCAGTGGCGCTGCAACACATCCTCGGATTAACCGGGTCCGTCGAAGGAATTCGCCTGCTCCAGTCAGATATGCGTTACCATTCGGCCCTGTTCACTCTATTCCGCCATCCACAAGAAGCTATCGCTAAAGATGCTTATCTCGCCGTGCTAAACTTGTCTGCTGACGAGAAAATGGCGAGAACGTTCGTCTTCGAGTACGACGCTGTCGTCTCCAACTTTGTGGAATACATCCTGAAAAGTGACAGCGTGTTCGCTGACCAAGTGTGTGCAATTCTGACCAATATCACACGAAATGTGGAATGCTGTAAGAAAGTACTAAAAGAAATCGAAGAAGGGGACTTTGGGCTGGTCCAAATCGTCGAAGTATTTTGTAACGAAAATTACAATCCTAAAAATAAGCTCCATTATATTGGaccatttctttcaaatttaacaCAACTCCCTGAAGCTAGGAAATTTATTCTGGACAAGGATCGATGTGTGATTCAGAGACTGCTACCATATACACAATATGAAGCATCTGCTACAAGGAAAGGCGGAATAGTAGCAACTCTAAGAAATTGCTGTTTTGAAACAG AATACCATACCTGGTTGCTTAGTGATCAAGTTGATATTTTACCAAGATTACTGCTTCCATTGGCTGGACCTGAAGAACTGACAGAGGAAGAAATGGAAGGAATGCCGGAAGATCTACAATATTTGGAAGAAGAGAAAAAGAGGGAAACTGATCCTGATATAAGACAAATGTTGCTTGAAGCTGTCTTTCAG cTGTGTTCAACCAAGGAAGGAAGAAAGACTGTCAAGGACAAGCAAACCTACATAATAATAAGAGAACTTCACAGATCGGAGAAAGAACCAGCAGTTGAAGAAATGTGCTTTAAACTGATTAATTTGTTGATTTCGGATGAACCAGAACCTGGAATGGAAGAATTGCATTTGGTAGATATCCCAGAAAATGTAGAAAAGAAACTGAAGGAGACAGAGGAGAAAATGAAGGAAGCGGAGTCAAACACAGCATGA